A genome region from Vibrio tapetis subsp. tapetis includes the following:
- the glnD gene encoding bifunctional uridylyltransferase/uridylyl-removing protein GlnD, whose product MPFQSPITFTDDQLVPDIVRDQLTQFSDYQKQEFLAHHPVTDLVLGRSEYMDLLLARLWQFYGFKLHSDLCLVAVGGYGRGELHPLSDIDILILSEQDLDIETEQKISEFITLLWDLRLEVGHAVRTLQQCEEVGLDDLTVATNLQEARFICGNEDRFQQLKLMVHSEAFWPSDVFYKAKLEEQRQRHARFHDTTYNLEPDIKSSPGGLRDIHTLSWVARRHFGATSLFEMSRYGFLTDGEYRELLECQDFLWRVRFALHMELKRYDNRLTFAHQLQVAEHLGFSGPGNKPIEMMMKEFYRTLRRVAELNKMLLKLFNQAIINDGEELVTEIIDDDFQRCGQFIEARKPALFQARPETILDMFIHIANDSTIESVAPATLRQLRTARRRLNIFLHTLPEAREKFMDLVRHPNALHRAFPLMHKLGVMAAYLPQWSQIVGQMQFDLFHVYTVDEHSMRLLKHIHSFSYAKNHNKHPICCEVYPRIQKKELLIIAAIFHDIGKGRGGDHSEIGAVEAYSFCIEHGLSKPEAKLVSWLVKQHLLMSVTAQRRDIYDPDVVTEFAKIVRDEEYLEFLVCLTVADICATNPEIWNSWKRTLLAELYHSTQRALRRGLENPVDVRDRIRHNQQMASALLRKEGFAAQEIDLLWRRFKADYFLRHTHSQIAWHSEHLLRQESADEPLILISQKPTRGGTEVFLYAKDSSKLFATVVAELDRRNFNVHDAQVMTSKDNFALDTFMVLDQHGEPIDETRHDKVVRHLLNVISSGKATTVKVRRTPRQLRHFNVKTRVDFIPTRTKKRTLMEFVALDTPGLLAKVGATFAALNIGLHAAKITTIGERAEDLFILTSEQGGPLSDSERETLRDKLIEKVSELQPE is encoded by the coding sequence ATGCCTTTTCAATCTCCAATTACATTTACAGACGATCAACTCGTCCCTGATATTGTCCGCGATCAGCTGACACAATTCTCTGACTATCAAAAACAAGAGTTTTTAGCTCATCATCCCGTAACCGATCTTGTATTGGGCCGCTCTGAGTATATGGATTTACTCCTAGCAAGGCTTTGGCAGTTCTATGGTTTCAAATTACACTCAGATTTATGTCTTGTTGCTGTTGGTGGCTACGGTAGAGGTGAACTTCACCCTCTGTCTGATATCGATATTTTGATTCTGTCTGAACAAGATCTGGATATAGAAACGGAACAAAAAATCAGTGAGTTCATCACCTTACTTTGGGATCTAAGGCTGGAGGTTGGCCACGCCGTACGAACTCTTCAGCAATGTGAAGAAGTGGGGCTTGATGACCTAACCGTTGCTACAAACCTACAAGAAGCTCGATTTATTTGTGGTAATGAAGACCGATTCCAACAACTCAAACTCATGGTTCACTCAGAAGCATTTTGGCCTAGTGATGTCTTTTACAAAGCAAAATTGGAAGAGCAAAGACAGCGTCATGCCCGCTTTCATGACACAACATATAACCTCGAGCCAGATATCAAATCAAGCCCGGGTGGGTTAAGAGATATACACACACTAAGTTGGGTTGCTCGTCGTCATTTTGGGGCAACGTCTTTATTCGAAATGAGCCGCTATGGTTTTTTGACCGACGGTGAATATCGAGAACTTTTAGAGTGCCAAGACTTCCTTTGGAGAGTGCGGTTTGCATTACATATGGAACTCAAACGATACGACAACCGCTTAACTTTTGCCCACCAGTTGCAAGTTGCCGAACATCTAGGGTTTAGTGGCCCCGGCAATAAGCCGATCGAAATGATGATGAAAGAGTTTTACCGAACTCTTCGACGCGTCGCCGAACTCAATAAAATGCTGCTAAAGTTGTTTAACCAAGCCATTATTAATGATGGTGAAGAGCTAGTCACTGAAATCATTGACGATGACTTTCAGCGTTGTGGGCAATTTATTGAAGCAAGAAAACCAGCCTTATTTCAAGCACGCCCTGAAACCATTTTAGATATGTTTATTCATATCGCTAATGATTCAACAATCGAGAGTGTTGCGCCCGCAACTCTGAGGCAACTGCGTACCGCTCGCAGACGACTGAACATATTTCTTCATACCCTTCCCGAGGCTCGGGAGAAATTCATGGATCTCGTCCGTCATCCTAATGCGCTGCATCGAGCGTTCCCTTTAATGCACAAATTAGGTGTAATGGCGGCTTACTTGCCTCAGTGGAGTCAAATTGTCGGTCAAATGCAGTTTGACCTTTTCCATGTTTATACGGTTGATGAGCACAGCATGCGCTTACTTAAGCACATTCACTCTTTCAGCTATGCAAAAAATCACAACAAGCATCCTATTTGCTGTGAGGTCTATCCTCGCATTCAAAAAAAAGAGCTGCTCATTATCGCGGCTATTTTCCATGACATAGGCAAAGGTCGAGGGGGAGATCACTCAGAAATTGGCGCGGTTGAAGCCTACAGTTTTTGCATTGAACACGGCCTATCCAAACCTGAAGCCAAGCTCGTATCTTGGCTGGTAAAGCAACATCTGTTGATGTCTGTTACCGCGCAGCGACGTGATATTTATGATCCAGACGTTGTCACTGAATTCGCTAAAATAGTACGAGATGAAGAATATTTAGAATTCTTAGTATGCTTAACGGTTGCCGATATTTGTGCCACTAATCCTGAAATTTGGAACAGCTGGAAACGAACTTTACTTGCCGAGTTATATCATTCGACTCAGCGTGCATTAAGACGGGGACTGGAGAATCCGGTCGATGTCCGTGATCGTATTCGTCACAACCAACAAATGGCATCCGCTCTGCTGCGCAAAGAAGGGTTTGCCGCACAAGAAATAGACCTCCTTTGGCGACGCTTTAAAGCCGACTATTTTTTACGTCATACTCACAGTCAAATCGCATGGCACAGCGAGCACCTTTTACGCCAAGAATCCGCAGATGAACCTCTTATTTTAATAAGCCAAAAGCCGACTCGCGGTGGTACTGAAGTATTCCTTTACGCTAAAGACTCTTCAAAGCTATTCGCGACCGTTGTTGCTGAATTAGATCGCCGAAACTTCAACGTGCATGACGCTCAAGTTATGACCAGCAAAGATAATTTTGCACTTGATACTTTTATGGTACTCGATCAACACGGTGAACCAATAGATGAAACCAGGCACGATAAAGTGGTTCGTCATCTTCTTAATGTCATCAGTAGCGGTAAAGCCACCACTGTAAAGGTACGCCGAACGCCAAGGCAACTGCGCCACTTTAACGTAAAGACCCGTGTTGATTTTATTCCGACAAGAACCAAAAAGCGGACCTTAATGGAATTTGTCGCACTTGATACCCCTGGGCTTTTAGCAAAGGTAGGGGCAACGTTCGCCGCGCTCAATATTGGGCTTCATGCTGCGAAAATTACAACGATAGGGGAACGAGCTGAAGATTTATTTATCCTAACTTCGGAGCAAGGGGGACCGCTATCTGACTCAGAACGAGAGACATTACGCGATAAATTAATTGAAAAAGTCAGTGAACTGCAGCCGGAATAG
- a CDS encoding DUF3461 family protein, with translation MYPNLTGLGIQDPTQIERYSLRQEALKDVLKIYFHKQKGEFFAKSVKFKYPRQHKNVLVDSGSHQYKEVTEINRNLTLVIDELNTLTRPAKSPELDTKAKILSDLRHLEKVVSGKIAEIEADLEKLK, from the coding sequence ATGTATCCCAACCTCACTGGTTTAGGCATTCAAGATCCTACCCAAATTGAGCGCTATTCTCTAAGGCAAGAAGCCCTAAAAGATGTCTTAAAAATTTACTTCCATAAGCAAAAAGGCGAGTTTTTCGCAAAAAGCGTGAAATTCAAATACCCTCGTCAACACAAGAATGTGTTAGTTGATAGTGGCAGCCATCAATACAAGGAAGTAACGGAAATAAACCGTAACCTCACCTTAGTCATCGATGAGTTGAACACACTCACCCGCCCAGCAAAATCACCTGAGTTGGACACTAAAGCGAAAATATTGAGTGATCTTCGACATCTTGAAAAAGTGGTTTCTGGGAAAATTGCTGAAATTGAAGCGGATCTGGAAAAACTGAAATAA
- a CDS encoding DUF3301 domain-containing protein, translating into MANLFAILGLSFFCFAFWQQRRQSELAKQAIARRCKQLDIQLLSTAFEAHRFKNSKGRFGWHTVYEFEFSSLGDDYYIGELTMVGFRPVSFEIPPYRM; encoded by the coding sequence ATGGCTAACTTGTTTGCAATCCTAGGCTTATCTTTTTTTTGTTTTGCGTTTTGGCAACAACGACGCCAATCTGAACTCGCGAAACAAGCCATCGCAAGGCGTTGCAAACAGCTTGATATTCAACTATTAAGCACCGCATTTGAGGCTCATCGTTTCAAGAACTCAAAAGGGCGTTTTGGCTGGCACACTGTGTACGAGTTTGAATTTTCATCGCTTGGTGATGATTATTATATTGGTGAGTTGACGATGGTGGGGTTTAGGCCTGTGAGCTTTGAAATACCGCCGTATCGGATGTGA
- a CDS encoding DUF3549 family protein codes for METIHTLTQLLENSGCQYNIYDLSRSVQPIAEDQFKRIEQAQQPYPYPIQRHAQIAIAYWNTQKQPWIWFLKFELDERGLLKQSNIGNFIKYVLEAMGTRLGGEVSEEQQQKLANNPYTFKPSDDKMAVFHSQLRASLDMPTSQYYEHAQQYFQGNLGWDNWQTIGLQGITDICARLNTEQNGVLVRKALKNLPTEPLYALLGALEHTSPLPDKLADRIHELTASEIHSDAPDLFLLSALIRALSGAEKTTLTATVNDILTSPRLSHQEVLIAIAGRCWSALSDAKVAEQFLLRLAQTGNQNLFNQLFADLVMLPELRMVFLPLLHNTPNQELASALIKLQQSTKGE; via the coding sequence ATGGAAACGATTCATACCCTTACTCAACTGCTCGAAAACAGTGGTTGCCAATACAACATTTACGATCTCAGTCGCAGTGTTCAGCCGATCGCAGAAGATCAGTTTAAGCGCATTGAACAAGCCCAGCAGCCTTACCCTTATCCTATTCAGCGCCACGCACAAATCGCTATTGCTTATTGGAATACACAAAAACAGCCGTGGATATGGTTTTTGAAGTTTGAATTAGATGAACGAGGTCTACTTAAACAGTCGAACATCGGTAATTTCATCAAATACGTATTAGAAGCGATGGGCACCCGCTTAGGCGGAGAAGTCAGCGAAGAGCAACAACAAAAGCTGGCAAACAACCCATACACCTTTAAGCCATCCGATGACAAAATGGCCGTTTTTCACAGCCAACTTCGTGCAAGCTTAGATATGCCAACCAGCCAGTACTATGAACACGCACAACAGTACTTCCAAGGTAATTTAGGGTGGGATAACTGGCAAACGATAGGCTTACAAGGCATCACTGATATTTGCGCTCGCTTGAACACAGAACAAAATGGCGTACTGGTAAGAAAAGCGCTGAAAAATCTTCCTACAGAACCGCTGTACGCATTATTAGGTGCTTTAGAACACACCAGCCCATTACCAGACAAGTTAGCAGACAGAATCCATGAACTCACCGCATCAGAAATACACTCTGACGCGCCCGATTTGTTTTTACTGTCAGCACTCATTCGCGCATTATCAGGGGCAGAGAAAACCACACTAACCGCAACAGTGAATGACATTCTAACCAGTCCTAGGCTTAGTCATCAGGAAGTACTTATTGCCATCGCCGGTCGCTGCTGGAGCGCATTAAGCGACGCCAAAGTTGCAGAGCAATTCCTGTTACGCTTAGCGCAAACCGGTAACCAAAACCTCTTTAACCAATTATTTGCTGATCTTGTCATGCTGCCAGAATTGCGAATGGTTTTTCTACCGTTACTGCACAATACTCCGAACCAAGAACTGGCGAGCGCCTTGATTAAACTTCAACAATCAACCAAGGGTGAATAA
- a CDS encoding YqcC family protein, whose amino-acid sequence MPTQHQVSALLAQLETQMSALQLWQASSPSQAALSSEQPFAIDTLEPNEWLQWIFIVRINALIEQKQPLPTGFEILPYFEQVGKNQPEMETLLQTISQLDKAFTPC is encoded by the coding sequence ATGCCAACTCAACACCAAGTTAGTGCATTGTTAGCACAATTAGAGACTCAAATGAGTGCTTTGCAGCTATGGCAAGCAAGTTCTCCATCGCAAGCCGCACTGTCAAGTGAGCAACCATTTGCGATTGATACCCTAGAGCCTAACGAATGGTTGCAGTGGATTTTCATTGTTCGAATTAACGCGCTTATTGAGCAAAAACAGCCGTTACCTACTGGGTTTGAAATCTTGCCATATTTTGAGCAAGTCGGGAAAAACCAGCCGGAAATGGAAACATTACTACAAACCATTTCCCAACTCGATAAGGCGTTTACCCCATGTTAG
- the truC gene encoding tRNA pseudouridine(65) synthase TruC, whose amino-acid sequence MLEIIYQDQYLVAVNKPAGMLVHRSWLDRHETQFVMQTLRDQIGQHVFPLHRLDRPTSGVLVFALSSEIASKVSPMFANHEMQKTYHAIVRGWIEEGDTLDYPLKEELDKIADKFADQEKEAKDAITEYAPLGKVEVPYSTGRFPTSRYGLVEMKPKTGRKHQLRRHMAHLRHPIVGDTSHGDGKHNRLFRENYDARRLMLHASELSFVHPYTNETLVLKAGFDEIWQKLLEEFGWDGLFKA is encoded by the coding sequence ATGTTAGAAATCATTTATCAGGATCAATACTTAGTGGCGGTGAATAAACCAGCCGGTATGTTAGTGCATCGTTCTTGGTTAGATCGTCATGAAACGCAGTTTGTAATGCAAACTCTGCGAGATCAGATCGGCCAGCATGTGTTTCCTCTCCATCGCTTAGACAGACCAACTTCTGGTGTCTTGGTATTTGCGCTTTCGAGTGAAATAGCTTCAAAAGTCTCGCCTATGTTTGCTAATCACGAGATGCAGAAAACGTATCACGCGATAGTCAGAGGCTGGATAGAAGAGGGCGATACCCTAGACTATCCGCTCAAAGAAGAGCTCGACAAAATTGCCGACAAGTTTGCCGATCAAGAAAAAGAGGCAAAAGATGCCATCACAGAATACGCGCCATTAGGTAAAGTGGAAGTGCCGTATTCAACAGGCCGTTTTCCTACTAGCCGTTATGGGCTGGTGGAAATGAAACCAAAAACTGGCCGTAAGCATCAATTGCGTCGACATATGGCTCATTTACGCCACCCTATTGTTGGTGATACGTCACATGGTGATGGTAAGCATAATCGCTTGTTCCGAGAGAATTACGATGCTCGCCGCTTGATGTTACATGCCTCTGAGTTGAGCTTTGTTCACCCGTACACAAACGAAACTCTGGTTTTAAAGGCTGGGTTTGATGAGATATGGCAAAAGCTACTTGAAGAGTTTGGCTGGGATGGGTTGTTTAAGGCGTAA